A single region of the Streptomyces virginiae genome encodes:
- a CDS encoding XdhC family protein: MRELVETARRWAAEGRAGFLARPVTEQGFGPRDPAGAVLIDPQGECVGTLYRGVFDAELAAEVAALPPGVTARVCEVSVRAAEAVAARLTCGGQAEVLLQPLAAIPAAWWELLGDGVGVALVTRLNEAADQATSEVVRATDAPGDDAGRRAGELLATRRAGRDALYAESGLVLVEAFPSAPYVVIGGGGELAEIIERQSLLLGWEAVLVTGPEEAGKVLEARRDAACLVMLSHEESFDVPTLRVALTQEVPYVGALGSRKTTARRREGLLAAGVTEAQLARVHGPIGLDLGARTPAETALAICAEILGALGERKAAGALRDADGPINA; this comes from the coding sequence ATGCGTGAGCTGGTGGAGACGGCGCGGCGGTGGGCGGCCGAGGGGCGGGCCGGGTTTCTGGCCCGGCCCGTGACCGAGCAGGGGTTCGGGCCGCGGGATCCGGCCGGGGCCGTGCTCATCGACCCGCAGGGGGAGTGTGTCGGCACGCTCTACCGCGGGGTCTTCGACGCCGAGCTCGCCGCCGAGGTCGCGGCCCTGCCGCCCGGGGTCACGGCGCGGGTGTGCGAGGTGTCCGTGCGGGCGGCCGAGGCCGTGGCCGCGAGGCTGACCTGCGGCGGGCAGGCCGAGGTGCTGCTGCAGCCCCTCGCCGCGATCCCGGCCGCGTGGTGGGAGCTGCTGGGCGACGGGGTCGGGGTGGCGTTGGTGACCCGGCTGAACGAGGCCGCCGACCAGGCCACCAGTGAGGTGGTACGGGCCACGGACGCGCCCGGTGACGATGCCGGGCGGCGGGCGGGCGAACTGCTGGCGACCCGGCGGGCCGGGCGGGACGCGCTGTACGCGGAGTCGGGGCTGGTGCTGGTCGAGGCGTTCCCGTCGGCCCCGTACGTGGTCATCGGCGGCGGCGGCGAGCTGGCCGAGATCATCGAGCGGCAGTCGCTGCTGCTGGGCTGGGAGGCCGTACTGGTCACGGGACCGGAGGAGGCCGGCAAGGTGCTGGAGGCGCGCCGGGACGCCGCGTGCCTGGTCATGCTGAGCCATGAGGAGTCGTTCGACGTGCCGACGCTGCGGGTGGCGCTGACCCAGGAGGTGCCGTACGTCGGCGCGCTGGGCTCCCGCAAGACCACGGCCCGGCGGCGGGAGGGGCTGCTCGCGGCCGGGGTCACCGAGGCCCAACTGGCGCGGGTGCACGGCCCGATCGGCCTGGACCTGGGCGCCCGTACCCCGGCGGAGACCGCGCTGGCGATCTGCGCGGAGATCCTGGGGGCGCTCGGGGAACGCAAGGCCGCCGGCGCCCTGCGGGACGCCGACGGGCCCATCAACGCCTAG